One genomic region from Arthrobacter pigmenti encodes:
- a CDS encoding DUF427 domain-containing protein, with protein sequence MAKAIWNNQVIAESEHTEMVEGNHYFPKDSVKTEFLRPSDTHTTCPWKGEASYYSLEVDGELNEDAAWTYPQPKDAAANITDHVAFWRGVTVTV encoded by the coding sequence ATGGCCAAGGCAATCTGGAACAACCAGGTCATCGCTGAGTCCGAGCACACGGAAATGGTGGAAGGAAACCACTACTTCCCCAAAGACAGCGTGAAGACAGAGTTTCTCCGGCCCAGCGACACGCACACCACCTGCCCCTGGAAAGGCGAGGCAAGCTACTACAGCCTCGAAGTCGACGGCGAGCTCAACGAGGATGCCGCCTGGACCTACCCGCAACCCAAGGACGCGGCAGCGAACATCACGGATCACGTCGCGTTCTGGCGTGGAGTGACCGTAACCGTCTGA
- a CDS encoding aldo/keto reductase: MQYRNLGNSGTAVSAYALGTMTFGAEADEATSHTILDDYADAGGNFIDTADVYTAGASEEIIGRWLAKSSAAPDMVLATKGRFPMGKGANDLGLSRRHLRLALDASLARLNVDHIDLYQMHSWDPLTPLEETLGFLDDAVSAGKISYYGFSNYTGWQLTKAVHLAKARGWDQAVTLQPQYSLLVRGIETEIVPAALDAGIGLLPWSPLGGGWLTGKYRRDTVPEGATRLGENPERGMEGWEKRNQQEKTWAIIDVVVRTAEARGVSASQVALAWVAQQPAVTSVILGARTPGQLADNLGAATLELTPEEVARLSKASAPDLADYPYGTPGVEQRSRNIDGGR; the protein is encoded by the coding sequence ATGCAGTATCGAAATCTCGGCAACAGCGGGACAGCAGTGTCTGCGTACGCCCTGGGCACCATGACCTTCGGTGCGGAAGCCGACGAAGCTACCTCCCACACCATCCTCGACGACTACGCCGACGCCGGCGGAAACTTCATCGACACGGCCGACGTCTACACGGCGGGCGCCTCCGAGGAAATCATCGGACGGTGGCTTGCCAAAAGCTCGGCTGCGCCGGACATGGTGCTCGCCACCAAGGGCCGCTTCCCGATGGGCAAGGGAGCCAATGACCTGGGACTCTCGCGCAGGCACTTGCGCCTGGCACTCGATGCGTCGTTGGCACGGCTGAATGTGGACCACATCGACCTCTACCAGATGCATTCCTGGGATCCGCTGACCCCGCTCGAGGAAACACTGGGATTCCTCGACGACGCCGTGAGCGCCGGCAAGATCAGCTATTACGGCTTCTCCAACTACACCGGCTGGCAGCTCACAAAGGCCGTGCACCTCGCGAAGGCGCGCGGCTGGGATCAGGCGGTTACGCTCCAACCCCAGTACAGCCTGTTGGTGCGCGGCATCGAGACCGAAATAGTGCCGGCAGCGCTCGACGCCGGCATCGGGCTCCTGCCGTGGTCTCCGCTGGGCGGCGGTTGGCTCACCGGCAAATACCGCCGGGATACGGTGCCCGAAGGCGCCACGCGGCTGGGCGAAAACCCCGAACGCGGCATGGAAGGGTGGGAGAAGCGCAACCAGCAGGAGAAAACGTGGGCGATTATCGACGTCGTAGTCCGGACTGCCGAGGCACGCGGAGTCAGTGCGTCCCAGGTGGCGCTGGCGTGGGTGGCGCAGCAGCCGGCGGTCACATCAGTGATCCTTGGCGCGCGAACGCCCGGGCAGCTGGCAGATAATCTCGGCGCGGCAACGTTGGAACTGACCCCCGAAGAGGTCGCTCGGCTCTCGAAAGCCAGTGCGCCGGATCTTGCCGACTATCCGTACGGTACGCCCGGAGTCGAGCAGCGGAGCCGGAATATCGACGGCGGCCGTTAA
- a CDS encoding lipoate--protein ligase family protein, producing the protein MTQELTGASAPAWPVQPLQVCSEPSAGAAVDLERGLTLLRAAADGRLPPTLRLYRPSPTVAFGQRDARLAGYAAAEAAVRAQDFTPLIRKAGGRAAAYHQGCLIVDHIEPHPDAVAGSRTRFKLFGELLADALRRVGVDAAVGEIPGEYCAGEFSVHGNGAQQVKLVGTAQRVIAGAWLFSSVIVVEGSSPIRRVLEAAYSALGLDWDPATAGAAEDLVPGTTVEKVADAVVAVYQEAAAGGWSPASRP; encoded by the coding sequence ATGACACAGGAATTGACGGGCGCGAGCGCCCCGGCATGGCCCGTGCAGCCTCTACAGGTGTGCTCTGAACCCTCGGCTGGAGCGGCCGTGGACCTGGAGCGCGGACTTACGCTGCTTCGGGCCGCCGCCGACGGCCGGCTCCCGCCCACCCTGCGGCTGTACCGGCCTTCGCCCACCGTTGCCTTCGGCCAGCGCGATGCCCGCTTAGCGGGGTACGCAGCCGCCGAAGCGGCAGTTCGCGCACAGGATTTTACGCCGCTCATCCGCAAGGCCGGTGGGCGCGCTGCCGCCTATCATCAGGGATGCCTGATCGTCGACCACATTGAGCCGCATCCAGACGCCGTCGCCGGCTCCCGGACGCGCTTCAAGCTGTTCGGCGAGTTGCTGGCCGATGCGCTGCGACGGGTTGGCGTGGACGCCGCTGTCGGCGAGATTCCCGGCGAGTACTGCGCAGGCGAGTTCAGCGTCCACGGAAACGGCGCGCAACAGGTCAAGCTGGTCGGGACCGCCCAGCGCGTCATTGCGGGTGCGTGGCTCTTTTCATCTGTGATCGTTGTCGAGGGTTCGTCGCCGATCCGCCGGGTGTTGGAAGCCGCATACTCGGCGCTCGGCCTGGACTGGGACCCCGCCACAGCAGGAGCAGCCGAAGATCTCGTTCCTGGAACCACCGTTGAGAAAGTGGCAGACGCCGTCGTCGCCGTCTACCAGGAGGCAGCAGCGGGAGGCTGGAGTCCAGCCTCCCGCCCGTGA
- a CDS encoding MBL fold metallo-hydrolase — translation MGARIDHLVTSGSFSLDGGTWEVDNNVWIVGDDSECIVIDAPHNADAIVEEINGRQVRAILLTHGHDDHIRAVGDLFDAVRAPIYLHPADRMLWDTVYSDSAPAREIADGDTFNIAGVTLQAIHTPGHSPGSVCFYLPDAGTLFSGDTLFRGGPGATGRSYSDFPTIIDSIRDRLLTLPAGTVVRTGHGDSTSIGEEAPHLQEWIARGH, via the coding sequence ATGGGCGCGCGAATCGATCACCTGGTCACCTCGGGCAGCTTCTCGCTCGACGGCGGCACCTGGGAAGTGGACAACAACGTCTGGATCGTCGGGGATGACAGCGAGTGCATCGTCATTGACGCCCCGCACAATGCTGATGCCATCGTTGAGGAGATCAACGGCCGGCAGGTCCGCGCCATTTTGCTGACACACGGTCACGACGATCATATTCGTGCCGTCGGAGACCTCTTCGACGCGGTACGGGCCCCGATCTATCTGCACCCCGCGGACCGGATGCTCTGGGACACCGTGTACTCGGACTCCGCTCCGGCGCGCGAGATCGCCGACGGCGACACCTTCAACATCGCGGGCGTCACGCTCCAGGCGATCCACACCCCCGGGCACTCCCCCGGGTCGGTCTGCTTCTACCTGCCCGACGCCGGCACCCTCTTCAGCGGAGACACGCTGTTCCGCGGCGGCCCGGGCGCCACAGGCCGCTCCTACAGCGACTTCCCGACCATCATCGACTCAATCCGCGACAGGCTGCTGACCCTCCCTGCCGGCACGGTGGTGAGGACGGGTCACGGCGACTCCACGAGCATCGGCGAGGAAGCGCCGCACCTGCAGGAGTGGATCGCGCGCGGACACTGA
- a CDS encoding S-(hydroxymethyl)mycothiol dehydrogenase, translated as MAHSVKGVVVMEKDGPASVVTINVPDPGPGEALVDILTCGVCHTDLHYKQGGISDDYPFLLGHEATGVVSAVGEGVTNVQPGDRVILNWRAVCGQCRACLRGRPQYCFNTHNAAQKMTLKDGTELSPALGIGAFAEKTLVAAGQCTKVDVSADPAAVGLLGCGIMAGIGAAINTGNVQRGDSVAVIGCGGVGIAAIAGSKLAGATRIIAVDIDNRKLELARGLGATDVINSTETDPVEEIRRLTDGNGADVVIDAVGRPETYRQAFYARDLAGTVVLVGVPTPEMKLELPLLDVFGRGGSLKSSWYGDCLPSRDFPMLVSHYQQGNLDLDAFVTERISIDEVEDAFAKMHDGVVLRSVVEL; from the coding sequence ATGGCACACAGCGTCAAGGGCGTAGTGGTAATGGAAAAAGACGGGCCAGCTTCGGTCGTCACCATCAACGTTCCGGACCCCGGCCCCGGTGAAGCCCTGGTGGACATACTGACCTGCGGGGTCTGCCACACGGACCTGCACTACAAGCAGGGCGGCATCAGTGATGACTATCCGTTCCTGTTGGGCCACGAAGCCACCGGCGTTGTCAGTGCCGTGGGTGAGGGCGTTACGAACGTCCAGCCCGGTGATCGAGTGATTCTCAATTGGCGCGCCGTATGCGGGCAGTGCCGTGCGTGCCTGCGCGGACGGCCCCAGTACTGCTTCAACACGCACAATGCCGCCCAGAAGATGACCCTGAAGGACGGCACCGAGCTCTCCCCCGCTCTGGGCATTGGAGCGTTTGCTGAGAAAACGCTTGTGGCGGCAGGGCAGTGCACCAAGGTGGATGTCTCAGCCGATCCGGCCGCCGTCGGACTTCTGGGGTGCGGCATCATGGCGGGAATCGGAGCCGCAATCAATACCGGTAATGTGCAGCGCGGAGATTCGGTGGCAGTGATTGGATGCGGCGGCGTCGGCATTGCCGCGATTGCCGGATCGAAACTTGCCGGCGCAACCCGGATTATCGCGGTGGACATCGACAACCGGAAACTTGAGCTGGCGCGCGGGCTTGGCGCCACGGATGTCATCAACTCCACCGAGACCGATCCGGTGGAGGAGATCCGCAGGCTTACGGACGGTAACGGAGCGGACGTGGTGATTGACGCCGTCGGGCGTCCGGAGACGTACCGGCAGGCATTCTACGCCCGCGATCTCGCCGGTACAGTTGTGCTGGTTGGCGTTCCCACACCCGAGATGAAGCTTGAACTGCCGCTGCTTGACGTGTTTGGACGAGGCGGCTCGCTTAAGTCTTCCTGGTACGGCGATTGCCTGCCGTCCAGGGATTTCCCGATGCTGGTGAGTCATTACCAGCAGGGCAACCTGGACCTCGATGCCTTCGTCACGGAACGGATTTCCATCGACGAGGTCGAGGACGCCTTCGCGAAGATGCACGACGGCGTGGTGCTGCGTTCGGTGGTGGAGCTCTGA
- a CDS encoding mycoredoxin — translation MDYTPAAGTITMFSTSWCGYCRRLKSQLDAQGIGYQEINIEEVEGTAELVASLNGGNQTVPTVIFPDGSTATNPSVSEVKARVAA, via the coding sequence GTGGACTACACTCCCGCCGCCGGTACCATCACCATGTTTTCGACCTCCTGGTGCGGTTACTGCCGCCGCCTGAAGTCCCAGCTCGATGCGCAGGGCATCGGCTACCAGGAAATCAACATCGAGGAGGTCGAAGGCACCGCGGAGCTCGTGGCTTCCCTCAATGGCGGGAACCAGACCGTTCCGACCGTCATCTTTCCCGACGGCAGCACGGCCACCAACCCCTCGGTCTCGGAGGTCAAGGCCCGCGTCGCCGCCTGA
- a CDS encoding chorismate mutase, whose amino-acid sequence MPSPQTPDSKKPDAANAEQLNAVRIAINEVDEQMVGLISRRERLVRRAGSLKHDDASVRAPARVEQVIANVRAYAEKLDVDPTVVEQTYRAMIDAFIEYELKVRREP is encoded by the coding sequence ATGCCGAGCCCTCAAACGCCTGACTCCAAGAAGCCCGATGCGGCCAATGCCGAACAGTTGAACGCAGTGCGGATCGCGATCAACGAGGTGGATGAGCAGATGGTGGGGCTGATCTCCCGGCGGGAACGCCTCGTTCGCCGCGCGGGATCACTCAAGCACGACGACGCCTCGGTGCGCGCCCCCGCACGGGTGGAGCAGGTCATCGCGAACGTACGTGCTTATGCCGAGAAGCTGGACGTTGATCCAACTGTGGTGGAACAGACCTACCGGGCAATGATCGATGCCTTCATCGAATACGAGCTGAAGGTCCGCAGGGAACCCTAG
- the thrS gene encoding threonine--tRNA ligase has product MLTSSPLPRRPHVSAPPSVTLIVNGEEQRVTTGTTGADLFGEQRDVVVVRVNGELWDLSRALEDGAEVEPVTIDSPQGLEVLRHSAAHVMAQAVQQLRPDAKLGIGPYITDGFYFDFDVVEPFTPEDLKQLEKMMLKIVNANQLFARREVSEAEAREVMVDEPYKLELIDLKGGSSGDITDDDGASVEVGAGELTIYDNVDRKSGETVWKDLCRGPHLPNTKLISNAYALTRSAAAYWRGSEKNKQLQRIYGTAWPTKDALKAYQERLAEAERRDHRKLGSELDLFSFPDELGSGLPVFHPRGGIIRKAMEDYSRQRHVDAGYEFVYTPHITKGHLYEVSGHLDWYRDGMFPPMHVDAELDEDGNVRKPGQDYYLKPMNCPMHSLVFRSRGRSYRELPLRLFEFGSVYRYEKSGVVHGLTRVRGMTQDDAHIYCTREQMKDELTTTLNFVLGLLKDYGLDDFYLELSTKDPEKYVGGDAAWDEATRTLAEVAEASGLELVPDPGGAAFYGPKISVQARDAIGRTWQMSTIQLDFNLPERFELEYQAADGTRQRPVMIHRALFGSIERFLGVLTEHYAGAFPAWLAPVQVLAIPVADAFNDYLFDVVDKLKAEGIRAEVDITSDRFPKKIRTASKQKVPFVLIAGGDDVEAGAVSFRFRDGSQDNQVPVDEAVKRIVEAVRNREQ; this is encoded by the coding sequence ATGTTAACCAGTTCGCCCCTACCAAGGAGACCCCACGTGTCAGCGCCCCCATCAGTCACCCTCATCGTCAACGGCGAAGAGCAGCGGGTGACCACCGGGACCACCGGCGCGGACCTCTTCGGCGAGCAGCGGGACGTCGTCGTCGTTCGGGTGAACGGCGAACTGTGGGACCTCAGCCGTGCGCTCGAGGACGGCGCAGAGGTGGAACCGGTCACGATCGATTCGCCGCAGGGCCTCGAAGTTCTGCGTCACTCCGCTGCCCACGTCATGGCACAGGCGGTGCAGCAGCTACGCCCGGACGCGAAGCTGGGTATCGGTCCGTACATCACGGACGGCTTCTATTTCGATTTCGACGTCGTTGAGCCCTTCACGCCGGAAGACCTGAAGCAGCTCGAGAAAATGATGCTGAAGATCGTGAACGCCAACCAGTTGTTTGCCCGCCGCGAGGTAAGCGAAGCCGAGGCGCGCGAGGTGATGGTGGATGAGCCCTACAAGCTTGAGCTGATCGACCTCAAGGGTGGCAGCAGCGGGGACATCACCGACGACGACGGCGCTTCCGTCGAGGTCGGCGCCGGCGAACTGACCATTTACGACAACGTGGACCGCAAGTCGGGAGAGACCGTCTGGAAGGACCTCTGCCGCGGACCCCACCTGCCGAACACCAAGCTCATCTCCAACGCGTACGCATTGACGCGCTCCGCCGCCGCGTACTGGCGTGGGAGCGAAAAGAACAAGCAGCTGCAGCGGATCTACGGAACGGCCTGGCCCACCAAGGATGCGCTGAAGGCGTACCAGGAACGCCTTGCCGAAGCGGAACGCCGCGATCACCGCAAGCTCGGCAGCGAGCTCGACCTCTTCTCTTTCCCGGATGAGCTTGGTTCGGGTCTGCCCGTGTTCCATCCCAGGGGCGGCATCATCCGCAAGGCGATGGAGGACTACTCCCGCCAGCGTCATGTGGACGCGGGTTACGAGTTCGTGTACACGCCGCACATCACCAAGGGGCATCTCTACGAGGTTTCGGGCCACCTCGACTGGTACCGGGACGGGATGTTCCCGCCCATGCACGTGGACGCGGAACTCGATGAGGACGGCAACGTGCGCAAGCCCGGCCAGGACTATTACCTGAAGCCGATGAACTGCCCCATGCACAGCCTGGTGTTCCGGTCCCGCGGACGGTCCTACCGCGAACTGCCACTCCGGTTGTTTGAATTCGGCTCCGTGTACCGCTACGAGAAGTCCGGCGTTGTGCATGGTCTCACGAGGGTTCGGGGGATGACCCAGGACGACGCCCACATCTACTGCACCCGCGAGCAGATGAAGGACGAGCTCACCACAACGCTCAACTTCGTGCTGGGGCTGCTGAAGGACTACGGGCTCGACGATTTCTACCTCGAGCTCTCCACGAAGGACCCCGAGAAGTATGTGGGCGGCGACGCTGCGTGGGACGAGGCGACCCGCACCCTCGCGGAGGTGGCAGAGGCGTCCGGGCTTGAGCTGGTGCCGGATCCGGGTGGCGCTGCGTTCTATGGCCCGAAGATCTCAGTGCAGGCCCGCGACGCTATTGGCCGGACGTGGCAGATGTCCACCATCCAGCTGGACTTCAACCTGCCGGAGCGCTTCGAGCTTGAATATCAGGCGGCGGACGGAACCCGCCAACGCCCGGTCATGATCCACCGTGCACTGTTCGGCTCCATTGAACGCTTCCTTGGCGTGCTCACCGAGCACTACGCCGGTGCATTTCCTGCCTGGCTGGCGCCCGTTCAGGTGTTGGCAATCCCGGTTGCGGATGCCTTCAACGACTACCTGTTCGACGTCGTCGACAAGCTCAAGGCTGAGGGGATCCGTGCGGAAGTGGATATCACCTCGGACCGGTTCCCGAAGAAAATCCGTACTGCCAGTAAGCAGAAGGTGCCGTTTGTGCTGATCGCCGGAGGCGACGACGTCGAGGCCGGCGCCGTTTCCTTCCGCTTCCGTGACGGCAGCCAGGATAACCAGGTGCCGGTCGATGAAGCGGTGAAGCGGATCGTGGAAGCCGTCCGCAACAGGGAACAGTAG
- a CDS encoding HIT family protein has translation MHEDAGAGGQDADDGNLTDGFELPGVPDSFQRLWTPHRMAYIKGGQGQSSRQEDCPFCAAPERADVDSLIVHRGQTAYVVLNLFPYNPGHLLVCPYRHVPDYTDITSQETVEVAELTQTAMHALRSVARPTGFNLGMNQGVTGGAGIAAHLHQHVVPRWSGDGNFFPIIAQTKAITQTLDEVRGQLAAAWDEASAACSKAPGAAHAE, from the coding sequence ATGCATGAGGACGCAGGCGCCGGCGGGCAGGACGCCGACGACGGAAACCTGACGGACGGTTTCGAGCTGCCCGGAGTGCCGGATTCCTTTCAGCGACTCTGGACGCCACATCGGATGGCGTACATCAAGGGGGGCCAGGGGCAGTCCAGCCGGCAGGAGGATTGTCCGTTCTGTGCGGCGCCTGAGCGTGCCGATGTTGATTCACTCATCGTGCATCGTGGGCAGACGGCGTATGTGGTCCTGAACCTGTTCCCCTACAACCCAGGTCACCTGCTGGTGTGTCCGTACCGCCACGTTCCGGACTACACGGACATCACGAGCCAGGAAACGGTCGAGGTCGCGGAGCTTACCCAGACGGCAATGCACGCGCTGAGGAGCGTCGCGCGCCCCACTGGTTTCAATCTCGGGATGAATCAGGGCGTCACTGGCGGCGCGGGTATCGCAGCCCACCTGCACCAGCATGTGGTTCCGCGCTGGAGCGGCGACGGTAACTTCTTTCCGATCATCGCGCAGACGAAGGCGATCACGCAGACCCTTGACGAAGTGCGCGGGCAGCTTGCCGCTGCATGGGATGAGGCCAGTGCTGCCTGCTCCAAGGCGCCGGGGGCAGCCCATGCTGAATAA
- the pgsA gene encoding phosphatidylinositol phosphate synthase: MLNKYTRTFFTALFTPLATLLLKWKVTPDAVTVVGTLGVAGGALVFYPLGQLFWGTVFITLFVFSDIVDGIMARTQGRSGSWGSFLDSTLDRIADGALFAGVAIWFFLGGSNSAVALAALACLVLGMIVSYARAKAESLGYTANVGIAERAERLVSVLVVTGLTGLGLPEVVLLAVLILLALASVITIIQRIRAVRLQATA, translated from the coding sequence ATGCTGAATAAGTACACACGCACGTTCTTCACTGCGCTCTTCACGCCGTTGGCCACACTGCTGTTGAAGTGGAAGGTAACGCCCGACGCCGTCACCGTCGTAGGGACACTCGGGGTAGCCGGCGGAGCCCTGGTGTTCTATCCGCTTGGGCAGCTGTTCTGGGGCACCGTGTTCATCACGCTGTTCGTGTTCTCCGACATTGTGGACGGCATCATGGCCCGCACGCAGGGCCGCAGCGGATCGTGGGGCAGCTTCCTGGATTCCACTCTGGACCGGATCGCGGACGGCGCCCTGTTCGCCGGCGTCGCGATCTGGTTCTTCCTGGGTGGGAGCAACAGCGCCGTAGCGTTGGCCGCCCTGGCCTGCCTCGTACTCGGGATGATCGTGTCCTATGCTCGAGCCAAGGCGGAGTCACTCGGCTATACAGCGAACGTGGGAATCGCTGAACGCGCTGAGCGTCTCGTCTCGGTACTTGTCGTGACGGGCCTGACGGGACTCGGGCTGCCGGAGGTGGTGCTGCTCGCCGTCCTGATCCTGCTCGCGCTGGCCAGCGTCATCACCATCATTCAGCGCATCCGGGCGGTCAGGCTGCAGGCGACAGCCTGA
- the pdxS gene encoding pyridoxal 5'-phosphate synthase lyase subunit PdxS — MSTVEEASTTAPVTGSSRVKRGMAEMLKGGVIMDVVTPEQARIAEDAGAVAVMALERVPADIRAQGGVSRMSDPDMIDGIIEAVSIPVMAKARIGHFVEAQVLQALGVDYIDESEVLTPADYTNHIDKWKFTVPFVCGATNLGEALRRINEGAAMIRSKGEAGTGDVSNATMHMRKIRSEISRLSSMAEDELYVAAKELQAPFELVKEVAAAGKLPVVLFTAGGIATPADAAMMMQLGADGVFVGSGIFKAGNPAERAAAIVKATTFHDDPDMVAKVSRGLGEAMVGINVDEIPQPHRLAERGW; from the coding sequence GTGTCCACTGTTGAAGAAGCTTCGACCACCGCGCCAGTGACCGGCAGCAGCCGGGTCAAGCGCGGGATGGCGGAAATGCTCAAGGGCGGCGTCATCATGGATGTTGTCACCCCGGAGCAGGCACGCATCGCTGAGGATGCCGGTGCCGTGGCTGTCATGGCGCTTGAGCGGGTGCCCGCGGACATCCGCGCGCAGGGCGGCGTCTCCCGGATGTCCGATCCCGACATGATCGACGGCATCATCGAAGCCGTTTCCATCCCGGTGATGGCCAAGGCCCGGATCGGCCACTTCGTCGAGGCGCAGGTGCTGCAGGCCCTTGGCGTGGACTACATCGACGAGTCCGAGGTGCTGACCCCGGCCGACTACACGAACCACATCGACAAGTGGAAGTTCACGGTTCCCTTCGTGTGCGGCGCAACCAATCTCGGTGAAGCGCTGAGGCGCATCAACGAGGGTGCGGCGATGATCCGTTCCAAGGGTGAGGCGGGAACCGGCGACGTCTCGAACGCCACAATGCACATGCGTAAGATCCGGTCGGAAATCTCGCGCCTGAGCTCCATGGCTGAGGATGAGCTGTACGTTGCCGCAAAGGAACTGCAGGCTCCGTTCGAGCTGGTGAAGGAAGTTGCAGCCGCAGGCAAGCTTCCGGTGGTGCTCTTCACCGCAGGCGGCATCGCTACCCCGGCTGACGCTGCGATGATGATGCAGCTTGGTGCTGACGGCGTCTTTGTGGGCTCCGGCATCTTCAAGGCGGGGAACCCGGCGGAGCGTGCCGCTGCCATCGTAAAGGCAACCACTTTCCACGATGATCCCGACATGGTGGCCAAGGTTTCCCGCGGCCTTGGCGAAGCGATGGTCGGCATCAACGTGGATGAAATTCCGCAGCCGCACCGCCTCGCTGAGCGCGGCTGGTAA
- a CDS encoding CapA family protein, whose amino-acid sequence MDGRRFRGGAAALAVLLALSACVGADQDPAGSADGSALATSTSTLQSPPDPSPSIPAESEGAAETPVPSGPACPAAACTSVVVSGDLLLHEALWEQARADGGGTLDFGALLAAQEEYVGPASLAICHQETPLAAPDGPFSGFPAFNVPPQIADAVVEVGYDACTTASNHTIDAGTAGVDRTLDTLDSAGLEHTGSYRSPDAVAPLIVDAGDARIAVIIGTYALNGLVPEFPWQVDLLDPAAMIEKARQARAAGADLVLAAVHAGDEYADYANAQQQQVAHALADSGEFDLIYGHHSHSVLPIEKYNGVWIVYGLGNTLAAHVTPDIRNTEGILARADFQQNDDGVWHVEELRWLPATWNGPEHRWCPVAADQLEKMAAEGTACVSAAEDAASRERTRVTVESMGAAEQGAREWLLEQP is encoded by the coding sequence GTGGATGGGCGAAGATTTCGCGGGGGAGCGGCGGCGCTGGCGGTGCTGCTGGCACTGTCGGCCTGCGTCGGTGCGGACCAGGACCCTGCGGGCAGTGCCGACGGAAGCGCGCTGGCAACCAGCACGAGTACGCTTCAATCTCCGCCCGACCCGTCGCCGTCGATCCCCGCCGAGTCCGAGGGAGCGGCCGAAACCCCTGTTCCGAGCGGTCCTGCGTGCCCGGCGGCTGCGTGCACCAGCGTCGTCGTCTCGGGTGACCTGCTCCTGCACGAGGCCCTATGGGAGCAGGCACGCGCAGACGGCGGAGGCACCCTCGATTTCGGAGCACTCCTTGCTGCCCAGGAGGAGTACGTGGGGCCGGCGAGTCTGGCCATCTGCCACCAGGAAACTCCGCTCGCTGCGCCGGACGGACCCTTCTCGGGTTTTCCGGCCTTCAATGTGCCGCCGCAGATCGCGGATGCCGTCGTTGAGGTGGGCTATGACGCGTGCACCACGGCGAGCAACCACACAATCGATGCCGGGACCGCAGGAGTCGACCGCACGCTGGACACACTGGACAGCGCAGGCCTGGAGCACACCGGCTCATACCGCAGCCCCGACGCCGTCGCACCGTTGATCGTGGATGCGGGGGATGCGCGCATCGCCGTCATCATCGGAACCTACGCACTCAACGGACTCGTTCCCGAGTTCCCCTGGCAGGTGGACCTGCTGGATCCGGCGGCCATGATTGAGAAGGCGCGTCAGGCGCGTGCCGCGGGCGCCGACCTTGTCCTCGCCGCAGTCCACGCGGGTGATGAGTACGCCGACTACGCCAACGCACAGCAGCAACAGGTTGCGCACGCACTGGCGGACAGCGGCGAGTTCGACCTCATCTACGGTCATCACAGCCACTCCGTGCTGCCGATCGAGAAGTACAACGGCGTCTGGATCGTCTACGGACTGGGCAATACCCTCGCCGCCCACGTGACCCCGGACATCCGGAACACCGAGGGCATCCTGGCCCGGGCAGACTTCCAACAAAACGACGACGGCGTGTGGCACGTTGAGGAACTTCGCTGGCTCCCAGCCACCTGGAACGGTCCCGAACACCGCTGGTGCCCGGTCGCCGCCGATCAGCTCGAGAAGATGGCGGCAGAGGGTACCGCCTGCGTGAGCGCCGCTGAAGACGCCGCCAGCAGGGAGCGGACCAGGGTGACTGTGGAGTCAATGGGCGCCGCTGAGCAGGGCGCCCGGGAATGGTTGCTGGAGCAACCCTGA
- a CDS encoding GNAT family N-acetyltransferase encodes MTTIAGCQRLQRSWYAALAQATGGRTFSTHECDWIWLPARSELMLMFPARISTAGLRPGLAEGVRLGARTVGVWLNGAVRATGLAEFGFTPGWQPWWMSAPADALSTFRTDGVELTSEVPEYSGVLAAELAVVSAAPARAWHALARVDGAAAGAAYSFFDRSAGGSSTLGGIFNMEVLPQHRRRGLGTALLAAAGGQAAAAGAKELALNATPAGYELYSRRGFDLIGRGQTWWLHLDR; translated from the coding sequence ATGACGACGATCGCCGGTTGCCAACGTCTCCAGCGGTCCTGGTACGCCGCGCTGGCACAGGCAACCGGCGGCCGCACGTTCTCCACCCACGAGTGCGACTGGATCTGGCTGCCTGCGCGCTCAGAACTCATGCTGATGTTCCCCGCAAGAATCTCCACGGCGGGGTTGAGGCCGGGCCTGGCCGAGGGGGTCCGCCTGGGCGCGCGGACAGTCGGCGTCTGGCTGAACGGCGCTGTGCGTGCAACCGGTCTGGCGGAGTTCGGATTCACACCCGGGTGGCAGCCCTGGTGGATGAGCGCGCCAGCCGACGCGCTCTCCACATTCCGCACGGACGGCGTGGAGCTTACGTCGGAAGTACCTGAGTACTCCGGTGTTCTCGCCGCCGAACTGGCGGTGGTCAGCGCTGCACCGGCGCGGGCATGGCACGCGCTTGCCCGCGTGGATGGTGCGGCCGCCGGTGCTGCTTATTCCTTCTTCGACCGTTCCGCGGGCGGCTCCAGCACTCTGGGAGGTATCTTCAACATGGAGGTGCTTCCCCAGCACCGCCGTCGCGGACTCGGGACAGCGCTGCTGGCCGCTGCCGGGGGTCAGGCTGCAGCGGCTGGCGCGAAGGAGTTGGCGCTCAATGCGACCCCGGCGGGATATGAGCTGTACTCCCGGCGGGGTTTTGACCTGATTGGGCGCGGGCAGACGTGGTGGCTGCACCTCGACCGGTGA